AGAAAAGCGCAGGCACAAAATTAATCAGTGTGAGCGGCGATTGTGAACGACCCGGCATCTACGAAGTTCCGTTTGGCATTGAAGTCGCTGAATTACTCAAACTGGCTGGTGCGGATCGACCCGCGATCATTCAGGTCAGTGGTCCAAGCGGCAAGATGATTGGAAGAACACAATTGAACCGGAAAATATGCTTTGAGGATCTCCCCTGTGGTGGTTCCTTCATGACATTCAGCACAGACCGGAATGTGCTGAGGATTGTGGAAAATTTTCTGGAATTTTTTATTGAGGAAAGTTGTGGTTACTGTACGCCTTGCCGGGTTGGCAACACCTTTCTGAAACAGCAAATTGAAAAAGTGATGAAGGGGTTTGCCAGCAAAGATGATTTGCAATATTTGAAGGATTTGGGCCAAACCATGAAAATGACCAGTCGCTGTGGTTTGGGAACCACGTCCCCCAATCCTGTGCTGTCCTCGCTGGAACATTTCCCGATCGTGTATTCAACTCTTGTGAAACAGGAAAACGACGGCCTGGAAGCCGGCTTTAACATTCAGGTTGCTCTCGAAGAATCACGGAGAATCGCTAAACGAAGTTCCATGATTTACGATCCGGTCTATGCACACAATGAGAATGAGTGACCGGAATCTTGATTCAATAATAGAATTTAACGTTAACAGGGAGACTGCATCATGAATAAATCTGTTGTATTTAAAATTGACGGTGTGGAAGTGACCGCAACCCCCGGTCAAACCATCATGGAAGCGGCGGATGAAGCCGGTATCTATATTCCCCGTCTGTGCGATGTGGAAGGTCTGGATCCGCAGGGGAGTTGCCGGTTATGTACCGTGAAAGTCAACGGAAGATCGGTTTCATCATGCACGCAACCTGTCGTGGATGGTTCCGAAGTCGAAAACAATACCCTGGAAATACAGTGCTACCGCCGTGATCTGGTTCGCATGCTGTTTCATGAGGGCAATCATTTGTGCCCCATTTGTGAAGCCAGTGGAAATTGTGAATTACAGGCCATGGGCTATCGCCTGGGGATTTCCAAAGCAACCAAATTTCCTTATTTGCAACCCGTTCGTCCGGTGGATGCCTCCCATCCGGACATCTTGCTGGATACCAACCGCTGTATTCATTGTGGACGTTGTATTCGTGCTTCCGCCAGCGTGGATGGTAAACATGTTTTTGGATACATTGGACGGGGAATCCATCGACGCGTGGGCGTCAACGCGGAGAATCTTGCGAAAACAGATGCCCTCCTGGAGGATAAGGCCATTGCAAGTGAAACCTGTCCTGTCGGTTGTATTATTCAAAAAAGAAATGGCTTCTGCACTCCGGTCGGAAAACGCGAATTTGATC
This window of the SAR324 cluster bacterium genome carries:
- a CDS encoding (2Fe-2S)-binding protein, which gives rise to MNKSVVFKIDGVEVTATPGQTIMEAADEAGIYIPRLCDVEGLDPQGSCRLCTVKVNGRSVSSCTQPVVDGSEVENNTLEIQCYRRDLVRMLFHEGNHLCPICEASGNCELQAMGYRLGISKATKFPYLQPVRPVDASHPDILLDTNRCIHCGRCIRASASVDGKHVFGYIGRGIHRRVGVNAENLAKTDALLEDKAIASETCPVGCIIQKRNGFCTPVGKREFDHEPIGSSIENS